Proteins from a single region of Belliella baltica DSM 15883:
- a CDS encoding response regulator produces MSEIKEEKIKILYVDDEENNLQAFKASFRRDYKVFIAISAQEAREFLKTQEVDIIITDQRMPEETGVDFLASIIPLYPDPIRILLTGYTDIQAVIDAINKGQVYHYLTKPWEEDYLRTVIKNAFEIYSLRKENKKLTEDLIKSNDQLEFLLRQNLLS; encoded by the coding sequence ATGTCTGAAATTAAAGAGGAAAAAATCAAAATTCTATACGTGGATGATGAAGAAAACAATCTTCAAGCATTCAAAGCATCATTCCGTAGAGACTATAAAGTTTTTATAGCCATATCGGCACAAGAAGCTAGAGAGTTTTTGAAAACTCAAGAAGTAGATATTATCATCACTGACCAAAGAATGCCAGAAGAAACTGGAGTCGATTTCTTAGCCTCAATTATTCCTCTTTATCCAGATCCAATCCGAATTCTTCTTACGGGATATACTGATATACAAGCTGTTATTGATGCTATTAATAAAGGACAAGTTTACCACTACCTTACCAAACCTTGGGAAGAGGATTATTTGAGAACTGTGATTAAAAATGCATTCGAAATTTATTCTTTAAGAAAAGAGAATAAGAAACTTACAGAAGACCTGATCAAATCAAATGATCAATTAGAATTTTTATTAAGACAGAACCTACTTTCTTAA
- a CDS encoding alanine dehydrogenase yields the protein MVDTTETVEILPKEASLKVKKSKGDFVIGIPKELDEQEKRVLLTPEAVRLLTNNGLKVVVETEAGKQSKFTDKEYSDAGAKVVYSSKEAFETEVVLKVEPPTVEEINQMLPGACLISALQVGKQNAEYIHALNSKKITAVSFENLEDKVGGMPVVRAMSEIAGSTVMLIASEFLSSVNDGKGLILGGITGVPPTQVVIIGAGTVAEYAARTALGLGANIKIFDNHIYKLRRIKQLLGQQVFTSTIDNITLAQALKEADVVIGALRAEKGKNKVVVTNEMVAAMMPGSIIIDVSIDQGGCIETAEMTSHATPTYLKHDIIHYCVPNIASRVSRTASVALSNIFTPILLQMSDLKGAEEMIFNYKWFMKGVYTYRGSLTNAHLARKFLMTHKELQLLLAARY from the coding sequence ATGGTTGATACCACCGAAACTGTCGAGATTCTTCCAAAAGAGGCATCCTTAAAAGTCAAAAAATCCAAAGGTGATTTTGTAATTGGAATTCCAAAAGAACTCGATGAACAAGAGAAGCGTGTACTTCTTACTCCAGAAGCTGTGAGACTTTTGACCAATAATGGTCTTAAAGTTGTCGTAGAAACAGAGGCTGGAAAGCAATCAAAGTTTACAGATAAGGAATATTCAGATGCTGGAGCCAAAGTAGTCTATTCTTCCAAGGAGGCTTTTGAAACAGAAGTGGTTTTGAAAGTTGAGCCACCTACAGTTGAGGAAATTAATCAAATGTTGCCTGGAGCTTGTTTGATTTCAGCTCTTCAAGTTGGGAAACAAAATGCAGAATACATTCATGCGCTAAATTCAAAGAAAATCACAGCGGTATCTTTTGAGAATTTAGAAGACAAGGTGGGAGGTATGCCTGTCGTAAGGGCAATGAGCGAAATTGCCGGAAGCACGGTGATGTTGATTGCTTCAGAATTTTTGAGTAGCGTAAATGATGGTAAAGGATTGATTTTAGGTGGAATCACTGGTGTGCCACCTACTCAAGTTGTGATAATTGGAGCAGGAACTGTTGCTGAATATGCAGCAAGAACTGCATTGGGACTTGGTGCCAATATTAAGATTTTTGACAATCATATTTACAAGTTAAGAAGAATCAAGCAGTTACTTGGTCAACAAGTTTTTACCTCTACGATAGATAATATTACTTTAGCTCAAGCATTAAAAGAAGCTGATGTCGTGATTGGAGCCTTGCGAGCTGAAAAAGGCAAGAATAAAGTGGTTGTTACCAATGAAATGGTCGCAGCGATGATGCCTGGAAGTATAATTATTGATGTAAGTATCGATCAAGGAGGATGCATAGAAACTGCTGAGATGACTTCTCATGCTACACCAACTTATTTGAAACATGATATCATTCACTATTGCGTTCCTAATATAGCTTCAAGAGTTTCGAGGACAGCCTCAGTTGCTTTGAGTAATATTTTCACACCTATTCTGCTTCAAATGTCAGATTTGAAAGGGGCTGAAGAGATGATTTTCAACTACAAATGGTTTATGAAAGGTGTCTATACTTATCGAGGAAGTTTGACAAATGCGCATTTGGCTAGGAAATTCTTAATGACGCATAAAGAACTTCAATTGCTCTTAGCTGCGAGGTATTAA
- a CDS encoding bifunctional tRNA (adenosine(37)-N6)-threonylcarbamoyltransferase complex ATPase subunit type 1 TsaE/phosphotransferase produces MKKIYCNHLSDIPKIAKEILAVCLAEKIWVFKGRMGAGKTTLIKSIAKEFGVIDLVSSPTFSIVNEYVNPSNDKFYHFDFYRIEDSEEVLDIGIDEYFYSGSYCWIEWAEKIPEYIPDTFMLIEIKVDNEGKREMIISKIVKGEQHG; encoded by the coding sequence TTGAAAAAAATCTATTGTAATCATCTCAGTGATATTCCCAAGATCGCTAAAGAGATTTTAGCAGTCTGTTTAGCTGAAAAAATCTGGGTGTTTAAGGGAAGAATGGGTGCAGGGAAGACCACTTTGATAAAGTCAATCGCTAAGGAATTTGGGGTTATTGATCTTGTGTCAAGTCCCACCTTTTCAATAGTCAATGAATATGTCAATCCTTCAAACGATAAATTTTATCACTTTGACTTCTACAGAATAGAAGATTCAGAGGAAGTTTTAGACATAGGTATAGACGAATATTTCTATAGTGGGTCGTATTGTTGGATCGAATGGGCTGAAAAAATTCCAGAGTATATTCCTGATACATTTATGCTAATTGAGATAAAAGTAGATAATGAAGGGAAAAGAGAAATGATTATTTCCAAAATTGTAAAAGGCGAACAGCATGGTTGA
- a CDS encoding bifunctional response regulator/alkaline phosphatase family protein, with product MQKFKILWADDEIDLLKPHILFLEQKGYDIKTVNSGIDAVEQVENENYDVIFLDEMMPGMTGLETLQQIKMIKPQIPVVMITKSEEEHIMDDAIGGKIADYLIKPINPNQILLSVKKILQNKQLISEKTNLSYRQDFMNISTACSEASTHQEWTEIYKKLTYWELEIDKTENKSMQEILESQKVEANTAFGKFIKNNYLDWINDSKADKPILSPNLMKEKVFPHLKEGKPLFFIVIDNLRLDQWEVLEPLVNEYFNAKEDNTYYSILPTTTAFARNALFSGLMPSDMARFHPDLWEGEDTDEGKNNKEEEFLAENLHKNRLNIRYSYNKILQAYQGRSLVDQFHNLLTNDLNVIVFNFVDMMSHARTDMKMIRELAPDESAYRSLTKSWFEHSSLFELFKRISAAGAEVIVTTDHGTKRVNKPYKIIGDKNVTTNLRYKQGKNLNFESGKVFEISKPEDGKLPRFNVSTSYVFAVEDYFFAYPNNYNYYVNYYKDTFQHGGVSLEEIIIPIVHLIPKNN from the coding sequence ATGCAAAAATTTAAAATCCTTTGGGCTGATGACGAAATAGATCTATTAAAACCTCATATACTTTTTTTGGAACAAAAGGGTTATGATATCAAGACTGTCAATAGTGGAATAGATGCTGTCGAGCAAGTTGAAAACGAAAATTATGATGTGATTTTTCTTGATGAAATGATGCCGGGAATGACAGGGCTTGAAACTCTCCAACAAATTAAAATGATCAAGCCTCAGATTCCTGTGGTCATGATCACTAAAAGTGAGGAAGAGCATATCATGGATGATGCAATAGGTGGAAAAATTGCAGATTACCTTATCAAACCGATCAACCCAAATCAAATTTTACTATCCGTTAAAAAGATTCTTCAAAATAAACAACTGATCTCTGAGAAAACGAACCTTTCTTACAGACAGGATTTTATGAATATCAGTACAGCATGCAGCGAAGCCTCTACACATCAGGAGTGGACGGAAATATATAAGAAGCTGACTTATTGGGAGCTTGAGATCGACAAGACCGAAAACAAAAGCATGCAGGAAATTTTAGAATCTCAAAAAGTGGAGGCAAATACAGCTTTTGGTAAATTTATTAAAAATAATTATTTGGATTGGATAAATGATTCTAAAGCAGATAAGCCAATTTTATCTCCAAATTTGATGAAAGAAAAGGTTTTTCCCCATTTAAAAGAAGGAAAGCCTTTATTCTTTATTGTTATTGATAATTTGAGATTGGACCAATGGGAAGTTTTAGAACCTTTGGTCAATGAATATTTTAATGCCAAGGAAGACAATACCTATTATAGTATACTGCCTACTACAACTGCATTTGCTAGAAATGCACTTTTTAGCGGTTTGATGCCATCTGATATGGCTAGGTTTCACCCAGATCTATGGGAAGGAGAGGATACAGATGAGGGGAAAAACAACAAAGAGGAAGAGTTTTTAGCTGAGAATCTTCACAAGAACAGACTGAATATTCGCTATAGTTACAATAAAATCTTACAAGCCTATCAAGGAAGAAGCTTGGTGGATCAATTTCATAATTTATTGACGAATGATTTGAATGTGATTGTCTTTAATTTTGTGGATATGATGTCTCATGCACGAACAGACATGAAAATGATTAGGGAATTAGCGCCTGATGAATCTGCTTACAGGTCACTGACCAAGAGTTGGTTCGAACATTCCTCATTATTTGAACTATTCAAACGGATAAGTGCTGCGGGCGCTGAGGTGATTGTGACTACGGATCATGGTACAAAACGAGTCAATAAACCTTATAAAATTATAGGAGATAAAAATGTCACGACAAACCTAAGGTACAAACAAGGTAAAAATCTAAACTTTGAAAGCGGTAAAGTTTTTGAAATTAGCAAACCTGAGGATGGTAAGCTTCCTAGATTTAATGTGTCAACAAGTTATGTTTTTGCCGTGGAAGATTATTTCTTTGCATATCCTAACAACTACAATTATTACGTGAATTATTATAAAGATACATTCCAGCATGGAGGGGTGTCATTGGAGGAGATAATAATTCCAATAGTCCATCTAATACCAAAGAATAATTAA